A region of Streptomyces sp. NBC_01267 DNA encodes the following proteins:
- a CDS encoding DUF3533 domain-containing protein has product MTFADEMKTAVTPRAALLVVGTLVLQLLFIASYVGALHNPRPKDVPFGVVAPAQVAPQLVSRLGAIPGRPLDPRTVSSAAEARRKMLNRDLDGVLIVSPTGTKDTLLVASGGGTVLSSALDRLVTEVEKTQRRTVRTVDVAPASAQDFDGLSAFYLVVGWCVGGYLCASILAISAGSRAANRTRAALRLMSMALYSVLGGLGGAVIVGPVLGALPGSVLGLWGLGALVVFGVGAITLALQALTGIVGIGLAVLLIVIAGNPSAGGAFPLPMLPPFWHAIGPWLPPGAGTWVARSLAYFKGNSVTGPLLVLSGWAVAGTVITLALSVFRRRTPTVPEAREAPRA; this is encoded by the coding sequence ATGACTTTCGCCGACGAGATGAAGACCGCTGTCACTCCCCGGGCCGCCCTCCTGGTCGTCGGCACGCTCGTACTGCAGCTGCTGTTCATCGCGTCCTACGTGGGGGCCCTGCACAACCCCAGGCCGAAGGACGTCCCGTTCGGCGTGGTCGCTCCCGCACAGGTCGCCCCGCAGCTCGTCAGCAGACTCGGGGCGATCCCCGGCAGACCGCTGGACCCGCGTACGGTCAGCAGCGCGGCCGAAGCCCGCCGGAAGATGCTGAACCGCGATCTCGACGGCGTACTGATCGTCAGCCCCACCGGCACCAAGGACACTCTCCTGGTCGCGTCCGGCGGCGGGACCGTGCTGTCCTCGGCCCTCGACCGGCTGGTCACCGAGGTGGAGAAGACCCAGCGGCGCACCGTGCGGACCGTGGACGTGGCACCCGCTTCCGCCCAGGACTTCGACGGCCTCTCCGCCTTCTACCTGGTCGTCGGATGGTGCGTCGGCGGCTATCTCTGCGCCTCGATCCTGGCGATCAGCGCGGGTTCCCGGGCCGCCAACCGCACGCGCGCGGCGCTCCGGCTGATGAGCATGGCGCTCTACTCGGTCCTGGGCGGGCTCGGCGGCGCGGTCATCGTCGGCCCGGTGCTCGGCGCCCTGCCCGGCAGCGTCCTGGGCCTGTGGGGCCTCGGCGCCCTGGTCGTCTTCGGGGTGGGCGCGATCACGCTCGCCCTGCAGGCGCTCACCGGCATCGTGGGGATCGGCCTGGCCGTCCTGCTGATCGTGATCGCGGGCAACCCGAGTGCGGGTGGCGCCTTCCCGCTGCCGATGCTGCCGCCCTTCTGGCACGCGATCGGCCCCTGGCTGCCACCTGGCGCCGGTACCTGGGTGGCGCGCTCCCTGGCGTACTTCAAGGGCAACTCCGTCACCGGACCGCTGCTGGTGCTCTCCGGCTGGGCGGTGGCCGGCACGGTGATCACGCTCGCCCTGTCCGTGTTCCGCAGGAGGACACCCACCGTCCCCGAGGCCCGGGAAGCACCGCGGGCCTGA
- a CDS encoding esterase/lipase family protein, producing the protein MLPWKRALGPLSALALAVTAAVVPAATTAQAASAPSSGWNNYSCKPSAAHPRPVVLVPGTLGNATDNFLALAPYLVDRGYCVFSLDYGQLPGETLFDGLGPIDKSAEQLSGFVDKVLAATGAPKADLVGHSQGGMMPNYYIKFLGGAAEVNSLTGIAPDNHGTTLSGLTKLLPYFPGAADILQKGAPGLADQVAGSPFISKLNSVPDTVPGVHYTVIATKYDEVVTPYRTQFLDGPDVDNVLLQDKCAADLSEHVVIGLTDRIAYHEVANALDPAHATPTTCASAIG; encoded by the coding sequence ATGCTGCCCTGGAAACGTGCGCTCGGACCCCTCTCCGCGCTGGCCCTGGCGGTCACGGCCGCCGTGGTTCCCGCCGCCACCACAGCGCAGGCCGCCTCCGCCCCCAGCAGCGGCTGGAACAACTACTCCTGCAAGCCGTCCGCGGCCCACCCCCGCCCCGTCGTCCTGGTCCCGGGAACCCTCGGCAACGCGACCGACAACTTCCTCGCGCTCGCCCCGTACCTGGTCGACCGCGGCTACTGCGTCTTCTCCCTCGACTACGGGCAACTCCCGGGCGAGACCCTCTTCGACGGGCTCGGCCCGATCGACAAGTCGGCCGAACAGCTCTCCGGCTTCGTCGACAAGGTGCTCGCGGCGACCGGTGCGCCGAAGGCCGACCTCGTCGGCCACTCGCAGGGCGGCATGATGCCGAACTACTACATCAAGTTCCTCGGCGGTGCGGCCGAGGTGAACTCCCTGACCGGCATCGCGCCCGACAACCACGGCACGACCCTGTCGGGTCTCACCAAACTCCTGCCGTACTTCCCGGGCGCCGCCGACATCCTCCAGAAGGGCGCACCGGGACTCGCCGACCAGGTCGCGGGCTCGCCCTTCATCAGCAAGCTGAACTCGGTGCCCGACACGGTTCCGGGGGTGCACTACACCGTCATCGCCACCAAGTACGACGAGGTGGTCACCCCGTACCGGACCCAGTTCCTGGACGGACCCGACGTCGACAACGTCCTGCTCCAGGACAAGTGCGCCGCCGACCTCTCCGAACACGTCGTCATCGGGCTCACCGACCGGATCGCCTACCACGAGGTCGCCAACGCCCTCGACCCCGCCCACGCCACCCCCACCACCTGCGCCTCCGCCATCGGCTGA
- a CDS encoding DNA polymerase III subunit alpha — MPGFTHLHTVSGFSLRYGASHPERLAERAAERGMDAIALTDRDTLAGAVRFAKACAGAGVRPLFGARLAIGERARAEGPTHRARTPVRGGVFVDESVPRVTFLARDGAAGWAALCRLITAAHAGEGRPLLPWAGNHGEGLAVLLGPDSDIGRALAAGRPDRAAVLLAPWRELYGDALRLEAVHHGLSGTGPGSLRLAARTVGFAADQGVRPVLSNAVRYADPGQGPVADVLDAARRLVPVDPRKGLDSGERWLKGTGEMLRGAERIVEAAGFRRDTAHRLLDETQALADSCVVDPEDDLGIRTTVHFPEPHLVGAAHRTAQRVLASRSAAGMVLRGYDRRRAYWERMHHELDIIAFHGHASYFLTVAQVVDDVKAMGIRVAARGSGAGSLVNHLLGIANADPVEHGLLMERFLSERRLALPDIDIDVESARRLDVYRAIIDRFGAERVATVAMPETYRVRHAIRDVGAALSMDPAETDRLAKAFPHIRARDARAALAELPELRAVAAESQREEKKYGRLWDLVESLDALPRGIAMHPCGVLLSDASLLRRTPVMPTSGEGFPMSQFDKEDVEDLGLLKLDVLGVRMQSAMAHAVGEIGRATGERLDLDDPAQVPAGDPATYELIRSTETLGCFQIESPGQRDLVGRLQPASFDDLVVDISLFRPGPVAADMVRPFIEARHGRAPVRYPHPDLAPALSGTYGVVVFHEQIIEILRIMTGCDRGEADQARRQLSDPERQGRIRAWFTETTGRRGYTPEVTARTWEIVEAFGAYGFCKAHAVAFAVPTYQSAWLKAHHPAAFYAGLLTHDPGMYPKRLLLADARRRGVPVLPLDVNRSAVAHHIELVSGKWGVRLALSDVHGISEAETERIAAGQPYSSLLDFWQRARPGKPVAQRLAQVGALDAFGANRRDLLLHVSELHAGRRGSAHSGQLALGEGRKTAPAGLPDLSDAERLSAELGVLGMDSSRHLMEDHYAFLKELGVLSAQRLRSAGHGQSVLVAGAKAATQTPPVRSGRRVIFTTLDDGTGLVDLAFFDDSHDACAHTVFHSWLLLVRGVVQRRGPRSLSVVGSAAWNLAELVELRRTGGLEAVAGALAAPPPTTGSGQSADGDGRRIQLSTGYEMNPWADLRPAGDQTATGRKLWHSSPGSAG, encoded by the coding sequence ATGCCCGGTTTCACGCACCTGCACACCGTCTCGGGTTTCTCCCTGCGGTACGGGGCCTCGCACCCGGAACGCCTCGCCGAGCGGGCTGCCGAACGGGGCATGGACGCCATCGCGCTGACCGACCGGGACACCCTCGCGGGCGCGGTCCGCTTCGCCAAGGCATGTGCCGGGGCCGGGGTGCGCCCGCTGTTCGGGGCGCGGCTCGCCATCGGTGAACGGGCCCGCGCGGAGGGCCCCACCCACCGGGCGCGCACCCCGGTGCGCGGCGGGGTGTTCGTCGACGAGTCGGTGCCCCGCGTGACCTTCCTCGCCCGCGACGGCGCGGCAGGCTGGGCCGCGCTGTGCCGGCTGATCACCGCAGCCCACGCGGGCGAAGGGCGGCCCCTGCTGCCCTGGGCCGGGAACCACGGCGAAGGGCTGGCCGTCCTGCTCGGCCCGGACTCGGACATCGGCCGGGCGCTCGCCGCGGGCCGCCCCGACCGGGCCGCCGTCCTGCTCGCGCCCTGGCGGGAGCTCTACGGCGACGCGCTCCGCCTCGAAGCCGTCCACCACGGACTGAGCGGTACCGGCCCCGGCTCGCTCAGGCTCGCCGCCCGCACCGTCGGCTTCGCCGCGGACCAGGGCGTACGGCCCGTGCTGAGCAACGCCGTCCGCTACGCCGACCCCGGCCAGGGCCCCGTCGCCGACGTCCTCGACGCCGCCCGCCGACTGGTGCCGGTCGATCCGCGCAAGGGGCTCGACAGCGGCGAGCGCTGGCTCAAGGGGACCGGCGAGATGCTGCGCGGCGCCGAACGGATCGTCGAGGCGGCGGGCTTCCGCAGGGACACCGCGCACCGGCTGCTGGACGAGACCCAGGCGCTGGCCGACTCGTGCGTCGTCGACCCCGAGGACGACCTCGGCATCCGCACCACCGTCCACTTCCCCGAACCGCACCTCGTCGGCGCCGCGCACCGCACCGCCCAGCGCGTCCTCGCCTCCCGCAGCGCCGCGGGCATGGTGCTGCGCGGTTACGACCGCAGACGCGCGTACTGGGAGCGGATGCACCACGAGCTGGACATCATCGCCTTCCACGGCCACGCCTCGTACTTCCTCACCGTCGCCCAGGTCGTGGACGACGTGAAGGCGATGGGCATCCGGGTCGCGGCCCGCGGCTCCGGCGCGGGCTCCCTCGTCAACCATCTGCTGGGCATCGCCAACGCGGACCCCGTCGAGCACGGACTGCTGATGGAGCGCTTCCTGTCCGAACGCCGGCTGGCGCTGCCCGACATCGACATCGACGTCGAGTCGGCCCGCAGGCTCGACGTCTACCGCGCGATCATCGACCGGTTCGGCGCCGAGCGGGTCGCCACCGTCGCCATGCCCGAGACCTACCGGGTGCGCCACGCGATACGGGACGTGGGCGCGGCCCTGTCCATGGACCCGGCGGAGACCGACCGGCTCGCCAAGGCCTTCCCGCACATCCGTGCCCGCGACGCCCGCGCCGCGCTGGCCGAACTGCCCGAACTGCGCGCCGTGGCGGCGGAGTCGCAACGGGAGGAGAAGAAGTACGGACGCCTGTGGGACCTGGTCGAGTCCCTGGACGCACTGCCGCGCGGGATCGCCATGCACCCGTGCGGGGTGCTGCTCTCCGACGCCTCGCTGCTACGGCGTACGCCGGTGATGCCGACCAGTGGCGAAGGGTTCCCCATGTCCCAGTTCGACAAGGAGGACGTGGAGGACCTCGGGCTGCTCAAGCTCGATGTGCTGGGGGTGCGGATGCAGTCCGCGATGGCGCACGCGGTCGGCGAGATCGGACGGGCCACGGGGGAGCGCCTCGACCTGGACGATCCCGCGCAGGTGCCCGCGGGCGACCCCGCGACGTACGAACTCATCCGCTCCACCGAGACGCTGGGCTGCTTCCAGATCGAATCGCCGGGCCAGCGCGATCTGGTGGGGCGGCTCCAGCCCGCCTCCTTCGACGATCTGGTCGTCGACATCTCGCTCTTCAGGCCGGGGCCCGTCGCCGCCGACATGGTGCGGCCCTTCATCGAGGCCCGGCACGGCCGCGCGCCCGTCCGCTACCCGCACCCCGATCTGGCCCCGGCGCTGAGCGGGACGTACGGGGTCGTCGTCTTCCACGAGCAGATCATCGAGATCCTGCGGATCATGACGGGCTGCGACCGCGGCGAGGCGGACCAGGCGCGCCGTCAGCTGTCCGACCCCGAGCGGCAGGGGCGGATCCGCGCCTGGTTCACGGAGACGACCGGACGGCGGGGCTACACGCCCGAAGTGACCGCGCGTACCTGGGAGATCGTCGAGGCCTTCGGCGCCTACGGCTTCTGCAAGGCCCACGCCGTCGCCTTCGCCGTGCCGACGTACCAGTCCGCCTGGCTGAAGGCGCACCACCCCGCGGCCTTCTACGCGGGACTGCTCACCCACGACCCCGGGATGTATCCGAAGCGGCTGCTGCTGGCGGACGCGCGGCGGCGCGGGGTACCGGTGCTGCCGCTGGACGTGAACCGGTCCGCGGTCGCTCACCATATCGAACTGGTGTCCGGTAAATGGGGGGTGCGCCTCGCGCTCTCCGACGTCCACGGCATCAGCGAGGCCGAGACCGAACGGATCGCGGCCGGACAGCCCTACTCCTCGCTGCTGGACTTCTGGCAGCGCGCCCGACCGGGAAAACCGGTCGCGCAGCGGCTCGCCCAGGTCGGCGCGCTGGATGCGTTCGGCGCCAACCGCCGCGATCTGCTGCTGCACGTCTCCGAACTGCACGCGGGCCGGCGCGGCTCCGCGCACAGCGGTCAACTCGCCCTGGGCGAGGGGCGGAAGACGGCTCCGGCCGGTCTGCCCGACCTCAGCGACGCGGAACGCCTCAGCGCCGAACTGGGCGTCCTCGGCATGGACTCCTCCCGCCACCTGATGGAGGACCACTACGCCTTCCTGAAGGAGCTGGGCGTGCTCTCCGCCCAGCGGCTGCGCTCCGCCGGACACGGGCAGAGCGTCCTGGTCGCCGGAGCGAAGGCCGCCACCCAGACCCCGCCCGTACGCTCGGGGCGCCGGGTCATCTTCACCACCCTGGACGACGGCACGGGCCTGGTCGACCTGGCCTTCTTCGACGACAGCCATGACGCGTGCGCGCACACCGTCTTCCACTCCTGGCTGCTGCTGGTGCGCGGGGTGGTGCAGCGGCGTGGGCCGCGCAGCCTCAGCGTGGTCGGCTCGGCCGCCTGGAACCTGGCCGAGCTGGTGGAACTGCGGCGCACCGGCGGCCTCGAAGCGGTCGCCGGTGCGCTGGCCGCGCCCCCGCCGACGACCGGATCCGGGCAGTCCGCGGACGGTGACGGCCGCCGCATCCAGCTCTCCACCGGCTACGAGATGAACCCCTGGGCGGACCTCCGCCCCGCCGGTGACCAGACCGCCACCGGACGCAAGCTCTGGCACTCCAGCCCGGGGAGCGCGGGATGA
- a CDS encoding alpha/beta fold hydrolase has product MHAYGTEESALRGRVRATDGRHLTVERLGDPRGRPVFLLHGTPGSRLGPAPRGMVLYQRRMQLIAFDRPGYGGSDRLPGRSVADVAQDVRAIADALGLDKFAVVGRSGGAPHALACAALLPDRVTRAAALVTLAPRDAVGLDWFEGMAASNVREYTSASDDPDALVARLVPRSAEIRRNPVRLLDQLFSDLTDSDRRVVNDAGVRAMLLRNYQEALRTSPYGWIDDALAFSRPWGFDPAGIRSPIMLWHGVKDVFSPVGHSRWLAGQIPGATAVLEPAAAHFDALHALPRVLNWLLDT; this is encoded by the coding sequence ATGCATGCATACGGCACGGAAGAATCGGCGCTGCGTGGACGGGTACGCGCGACGGACGGACGACATCTGACAGTGGAGCGCCTCGGCGACCCGCGCGGCAGGCCGGTGTTCCTGCTGCACGGCACACCGGGCAGCAGGCTCGGGCCCGCTCCCCGCGGCATGGTGCTCTACCAGCGCAGAATGCAGCTCATCGCCTTCGACCGCCCCGGATATGGAGGCAGCGACCGGCTACCGGGCCGCAGTGTCGCCGATGTCGCCCAGGACGTCCGGGCGATAGCCGACGCGCTGGGCCTCGACAAGTTCGCCGTCGTGGGACGGTCGGGCGGCGCGCCCCACGCGCTCGCCTGCGCGGCCCTGCTGCCCGACCGGGTCACCAGAGCCGCGGCCCTGGTGACGCTCGCGCCCCGGGACGCGGTGGGGCTCGACTGGTTCGAGGGCATGGCCGCGTCCAACGTCCGGGAGTACACGTCCGCCTCGGACGATCCGGACGCTCTCGTGGCCCGGCTCGTCCCGCGCTCGGCGGAGATCAGAAGAAACCCGGTCCGCCTGCTCGACCAGCTGTTCAGCGATCTCACCGACTCGGACCGCAGGGTCGTCAACGACGCGGGCGTACGGGCCATGCTGCTGCGCAACTACCAGGAGGCGCTGCGCACTTCACCGTACGGCTGGATCGACGACGCGCTTGCCTTCTCCCGTCCCTGGGGCTTCGACCCCGCCGGCATCCGCAGCCCGATCATGCTGTGGCACGGGGTGAAGGACGTCTTCTCACCGGTGGGCCACTCCCGCTGGCTGGCCGGGCAGATCCCGGGCGCGACGGCCGTACTCGAACCGGCCGCCGCGCACTTCGACGCCCTGCACGCACTCCCGCGCGTCCTCAACTGGCTGCTGGACACCTGA
- a CDS encoding DNA polymerase Y family protein, whose amino-acid sequence MILYVRFAPEALPLALTEDLTPVVQAFPPDAVLLDVHGAQRYFGRSATELAALLRVRALAHHGLGCTIGIGPNPLLATMAAREARPGTTLVADGARTFLAGKPVGALPGVGPKAARTLCSYGLDSIGRVAGAPLATLQRIVGARAGRELQERARGIDRTRVVPNAAARSAAGERTFPRDELDRDRQRRALLSLSGELGIRMRGEGQVCRSLTLTVRYADRSTTTRSRTLREPTAHSAALTEAAYAIHDALGLQRARVRGIGLRAEGLTPVAHSAHQLTFDPADDKARRVEAVADRARARFGPGAIVPGTLAA is encoded by the coding sequence ATGATCCTGTACGTACGGTTCGCACCCGAGGCCCTGCCGCTCGCCCTGACCGAGGACCTCACCCCGGTCGTCCAGGCGTTCCCGCCCGACGCCGTACTCCTCGATGTGCACGGCGCGCAGCGGTACTTCGGGCGGAGCGCCACCGAACTCGCCGCGCTGCTGCGGGTACGGGCACTCGCGCACCACGGGCTCGGCTGCACGATCGGGATCGGCCCCAATCCGCTGCTGGCCACGATGGCCGCGCGTGAGGCGCGACCGGGGACGACCCTGGTGGCGGACGGCGCGCGGACGTTCCTCGCCGGCAAGCCGGTCGGCGCGCTTCCGGGCGTCGGGCCGAAGGCGGCCCGCACCCTCTGTTCGTACGGCCTCGACTCCATCGGCAGGGTCGCCGGCGCGCCCCTGGCCACCCTTCAGCGGATCGTCGGCGCGCGCGCCGGGCGTGAACTCCAGGAACGGGCACGCGGTATCGACCGCACCCGGGTCGTGCCGAACGCCGCGGCCCGCTCGGCCGCCGGGGAACGGACCTTCCCCCGCGACGAGCTGGACCGGGACCGGCAGCGCAGGGCCCTGCTCTCGCTCTCCGGGGAACTGGGCATCCGGATGCGCGGTGAGGGACAGGTGTGCCGCTCGCTGACCCTCACCGTGCGGTACGCCGACCGGTCCACCACCACCCGCAGCCGCACCCTGCGCGAGCCGACCGCACACTCGGCGGCGCTCACCGAGGCGGCGTACGCGATCCATGACGCGCTCGGTCTCCAGCGGGCCAGGGTGCGGGGGATCGGGCTGCGTGCCGAGGGGCTGACGCCGGTGGCGCACTCCGCCCATCAGCTGACGTTCGACCCTGCGGACGACAAGGCGCGCAGGGTCGAGGCCGTCGCCGACCGGGCGCGGGCAAGGTTCGGTCCCGGTGCGATCGTGCCGGGGACACTCGCCGCCTGA
- a CDS encoding DUF402 domain-containing protein: protein MPENSAEVGVVLTKAGRTKIAYPATVLSDDGTRVTVRAEWAGNGVRDFGFVRFEPGDVFTEHYWRDRWYAVKEVRAGTGELKGWYCDVTRPAVVGDGELVVEDLDLDLWVSADGADILRLDEDEFEASGLAARDPEAASRAVQALDELELLAERGQLPHS, encoded by the coding sequence ATGCCCGAGAACTCGGCCGAGGTCGGCGTGGTGCTGACGAAGGCGGGACGGACGAAGATCGCCTATCCGGCGACGGTGCTCTCGGACGACGGCACCCGGGTGACCGTACGGGCGGAGTGGGCCGGGAACGGCGTACGGGACTTCGGGTTCGTCCGCTTCGAGCCCGGCGATGTCTTCACCGAGCACTACTGGCGCGACCGGTGGTACGCGGTGAAGGAGGTGCGCGCCGGAACGGGTGAACTGAAGGGCTGGTACTGCGACGTGACCCGCCCGGCCGTGGTCGGTGACGGTGAGCTGGTGGTCGAGGATCTGGACCTCGACCTGTGGGTGTCGGCGGACGGGGCCGACATTCTCCGGCTGGACGAGGACGAATTCGAGGCGAGCGGTCTCGCCGCGCGCGACCCGGAAGCGGCGAGCCGTGCCGTGCAGGCCCTGGACGAGCTGGAACTCCTCGCCGAACGCGGGCAGTTGCCGCACTCCTGA